From Aquificaceae bacterium, a single genomic window includes:
- a CDS encoding DUF5752 family protein: protein MTDVFYFKTEIWVPLYTGVKAESLQEFYEALLSVPNGSLLYHLYINLFNYHNLPTMYTNSFAYWFQHIGCDALAEKISSIDPTRYHDLEALRERLIEILSEHKEDCAKRQASPFYFMDIYREVIDMGEHATSLEELIKGIEKSSIYSLFHHLITSKIDNKRVINDYSQWLMSMGYPKKAELIEALDLYALNLYEVKSLILEILKDDKT, encoded by the coding sequence ATGACTGATGTATTTTACTTTAAAACGGAGATATGGGTGCCTCTCTACACGGGAGTTAAAGCAGAAAGCCTTCAGGAGTTTTATGAGGCTCTTCTCAGTGTGCCAAACGGTAGCCTCCTCTACCACCTGTACATAAACCTTTTTAACTATCATAACCTGCCAACCATGTACACCAACAGTTTTGCTTACTGGTTTCAACACATAGGCTGCGATGCTCTGGCGGAAAAAATAAGCTCCATAGACCCAACCCGTTATCATGACCTGGAAGCCCTCAGGGAAAGGCTGATAGAAATACTTTCAGAACACAAAGAGGACTGCGCCAAAAGACAGGCAAGCCCCTTTTATTTTATGGATATATACAGAGAGGTAATTGACATGGGAGAGCATGCCACCAGCCTGGAAGAACTCATAAAAGGCATAGAAAAATCCAGCATATATTCTCTTTTTCACCACCTTATAACCTCAAAGATTGACAATAAAAGGGTGATAAACGACTACTCCCAATGGCTCATGAGTATGGGCTATCCGAAGAAGGCGGAGCTCATAGAAGCTTTAGATTTATACGCGCTTAACCTGTATGAGGTGAAAAGTCTTATACTGGAGATTCTAAAAGATGATAAGACTTGA
- a CDS encoding ATP phosphoribosyltransferase regulatory subunit, giving the protein MRFPPQERFFNFEESKRLKTFFLRACETFPEYSFIMLPSLEVYSPGLYGEGAFVVGSLQDGSLLCLRKDWTVSLARFLSLQRELELPLKVFYFGNTFSTGSELESFQVGIEVLGEPSSDAEVDVIQKIGDYLKACGLSGLQVSLGHVAIAEGLLRKHGERHRKALLEKNFSELSEAEELRELLLTQGGPEVLEDFRRKHPEFSSECDRLLEVYSRLRGLEVLFDLSELRPQSYYTGIVFEFFHPSLGYPVAGGGRYDGLYSTLGRDLCAVGGAVYLDRLLEL; this is encoded by the coding sequence GTGAGGTTTCCACCGCAGGAACGCTTTTTCAACTTTGAAGAGTCAAAAAGGCTCAAGACCTTTTTTCTCAGAGCCTGTGAAACCTTTCCAGAATACAGCTTCATAATGCTCCCATCCTTGGAAGTATACAGCCCTGGTCTTTATGGAGAAGGGGCTTTTGTGGTGGGAAGTCTTCAGGATGGAAGCCTTCTGTGCCTCAGAAAGGACTGGACGGTGAGCCTTGCGAGGTTTCTGAGCCTCCAAAGAGAGCTTGAGCTTCCCCTGAAAGTTTTCTACTTTGGAAACACCTTCTCCACCGGCTCTGAGCTGGAGAGCTTTCAGGTGGGCATTGAGGTGCTGGGTGAACCTTCCTCTGATGCGGAGGTGGATGTAATTCAGAAGATTGGAGACTACCTGAAAGCCTGCGGACTATCTGGGCTTCAGGTGAGCCTTGGACACGTGGCCATTGCGGAGGGGCTTCTCAGAAAGCATGGTGAAAGACACAGAAAGGCCCTTCTTGAGAAAAACTTTAGCGAGCTATCTGAGGCGGAAGAGCTCAGAGAGCTACTTCTTACACAGGGTGGGCCTGAGGTGCTGGAGGACTTCAGAAGAAAACATCCTGAGTTTTCCTCAGAGTGCGACAGGCTTCTGGAGGTATACAGCAGGCTAAGAGGGCTGGAAGTGCTCTTTGACCTCTCAGAGCTACGACCTCAGAGCTATTACACGGGTATAGTCTTTGAGTTCTTCCATCCTTCTCTGGGCTACCCGGTGGCGGGGGGTGGAAGGTATGATGGTCTTTACAGCACTCTGGGGAGGGACCTGTGTGCGGTGGGCGGGGCGGTCTACCTTGACAGGCTACTTGAGCTCTGA
- a CDS encoding N-glycosylase/DNA lyase, with the protein MFEELVALRDKIKTYVDRRLSEFRELGKTGKTTFDFRPFADYVYGADIFSELCFCLLTANSSALIGIKLQSTIGTEGFRELSLEELEKLIASAGHRFARQRAERIVRARERFERVMEVIVDACDGKTVRELLSDTCSKYKVEGFGLKEASHFLRNIGFEDVAIVDRHIFRYLKEKSLIPDYRTMTRKVYLEAEKRLEEICKILGMSQAELDLYIFYHKTGKVLK; encoded by the coding sequence GTGTTTGAGGAGCTTGTGGCACTCAGAGATAAGATAAAGACCTATGTGGACAGGAGGCTCTCTGAATTCAGAGAGCTTGGAAAGACGGGAAAAACCACCTTTGACTTCAGACCCTTTGCGGACTATGTATACGGCGCAGATATATTTTCTGAGCTGTGCTTTTGCCTTCTGACCGCCAATTCCTCTGCTCTTATTGGAATAAAGCTGCAGAGCACCATAGGCACAGAGGGTTTCAGAGAGCTCAGCCTTGAAGAGCTGGAGAAGTTAATAGCCTCTGCGGGTCATCGCTTTGCCCGTCAGAGGGCTGAAAGGATAGTCAGGGCAAGGGAAAGGTTTGAGAGGGTTATGGAGGTCATAGTTGATGCCTGTGATGGAAAGACTGTGAGGGAGCTTCTCAGCGACACATGCTCCAAGTATAAAGTGGAGGGCTTCGGTCTCAAAGAGGCATCCCACTTTCTGAGAAACATAGGCTTTGAGGATGTGGCCATAGTGGACAGGCACATATTCAGGTATCTGAAGGAAAAGTCCCTCATTCCCGACTACAGAACTATGACGAGAAAGGTTTACCTTGAGGCAGAAAAAAGGCTGGAGGAGATATGCAAGATACTTGGCATGTCTCAGGCAGAGCTTGACCTTTACATTTTTTACCATAAGACGGGAAAGGTGTTAAAATAA
- a CDS encoding chloride channel protein produces MFEKVLNKTFKKHLMYVLLGVLCGFVAVIFVYAIDLVESYTLNLIAHYYPPKPAGEGYREAFTFYPERFYLLPLLTALAGLISGILTTFLSPESAGVGTDSAIKAYHEEKRLSFLSSVVKLITSSFTIGMGGTSGREGPIALIGAGIGSTLSSLLQLPKEEGRVMLGVGLGAGISAIFKAPLAGALISAEVFFKKDFDIENLIPAFLACISSYITVGFFLGFEPIFSVHIPEGVNLKASALFAYFFFGLFCAIFVRLFILLFFRVKALFEELKIKHYLKPVIGGFMAGIVGILSPFAIGNGYGYLQLILDLKLIDPLLILTGAVGVALGVSFTLGSGMSGGIFGPSVMMGGLLGAFYSLLLNKHLGLDLHVPSFTVVGMVAFFGAAAKAPLSKSS; encoded by the coding sequence ATGTTTGAAAAGGTCTTAAATAAAACCTTCAAAAAACACCTTATGTATGTATTGTTGGGCGTCCTCTGTGGTTTTGTGGCGGTAATCTTTGTGTATGCAATAGATTTAGTGGAAAGCTACACTTTGAACCTCATTGCTCACTACTACCCTCCTAAACCTGCCGGAGAAGGCTACAGAGAAGCCTTTACCTTTTATCCTGAACGTTTTTACCTCCTGCCCCTTCTTACCGCTCTTGCTGGACTGATTTCCGGAATTTTAACAACCTTTTTATCTCCGGAATCTGCGGGCGTAGGCACCGACTCGGCAATAAAAGCCTACCATGAAGAAAAAAGGCTCTCCTTTTTGTCCTCCGTGGTCAAGTTGATAACCTCTTCTTTCACCATAGGCATGGGTGGCACCTCCGGAAGGGAGGGACCCATAGCTCTGATAGGTGCAGGTATAGGTTCTACCCTGTCAAGCCTTTTACAGCTTCCCAAGGAAGAAGGAAGAGTTATGCTGGGGGTAGGGCTCGGAGCCGGTATTTCTGCCATATTCAAAGCTCCTCTGGCTGGTGCCTTAATAAGCGCGGAGGTGTTTTTTAAAAAGGACTTTGACATAGAGAACTTGATACCGGCCTTTTTGGCTTGTATAAGCTCCTATATAACGGTGGGTTTTTTCCTTGGCTTTGAGCCAATATTTTCGGTGCATATTCCGGAGGGTGTAAATCTAAAGGCTTCTGCACTCTTTGCCTACTTTTTCTTCGGTTTGTTCTGTGCCATCTTTGTGAGGCTCTTTATTTTACTATTCTTCAGGGTAAAAGCTCTTTTTGAAGAATTAAAGATAAAGCACTATTTAAAGCCTGTTATCGGCGGATTTATGGCAGGCATTGTGGGAATACTTTCACCCTTTGCCATAGGAAATGGGTATGGATATCTGCAGCTTATACTTGATTTAAAGCTTATAGACCCCTTACTTATACTTACTGGAGCTGTTGGAGTTGCCTTAGGTGTTTCCTTTACTCTTGGTTCTGGTATGTCTGGCGGTATCTTTGGACCTTCTGTTATGATGGGTGGTCTCTTGGGAGCTTTCTATAGCTTGCTTTTGAATAAACACCTTGGGCTTGACCTCCACGTGCCCTCCTTTACCGTGGTAGGAATGGTAGCCTTCTTTGGAGCTGCCGCAAAAGCACCCCTTTCCAAGTCAAGTTAA
- a CDS encoding CBS domain-containing protein, producing the protein MSVDVITVKLEDNLADALRLMLTKGIGHLPVVEEGRLLGIITREHIARAVRELK; encoded by the coding sequence ATGAGTGTTGATGTTATAACAGTAAAGCTGGAGGATAACTTAGCGGATGCCCTAAGGCTTATGCTCACAAAGGGTATAGGACACCTTCCTGTTGTTGAAGAAGGCAGGCTCTTAGGTATCATAACTCGCGAGCATATAGCAAGGGCGGTAAGGGAGTTAAAATAA
- a CDS encoding AAA family ATPase, which produces MLTRLSLESFFFIKGEEVYFEKGLNVITGETGMGKSLTVASLSFLLGQDGDYPEGTCVEAEFLLEDEPLIVRRELIKGRSRYYLNGRGSTKRVVEEVLSSTLLLQGQNDRTKILRADFQRDVYDSFAGCMELRKLVEKAYQRVVELEERLKNSNQRRIEMEVRKRLISEEIRDIEEVGLTPEEYLQVKKRLEEINLAERINSLILQALSGLETCMEGLKLLRKALKDLTSLGGWKQDSHVPEVFEDSLTELERGLRGRFISYSQEELDGLNEKVYRIQRLERRYRMDYGEIYRHMLLLKEELLKLQEEENPEDIERELAMRREELHMLYEELSKRRLLAREGFETRVIEYLRSMGLEGASFKVSFEEKPGRYGREQPKFLFSSYGRNEMDISDVASGGEISRLSLALFMLSPPAQTYVLDEVDAGVSGRTSIKLAKLLRELSTKTQLIVITHSPAIASAAEKHLTTRRELIGDIPLIRVVELSEKERLEEIARLMGTVNSSTLEGARELIREVCGV; this is translated from the coding sequence ATGCTCACAAGACTGAGCCTTGAGAGCTTTTTCTTCATAAAGGGTGAAGAGGTATACTTTGAAAAAGGGCTTAATGTAATAACAGGTGAAACGGGCATGGGAAAGTCCCTTACAGTAGCATCCCTCTCTTTCCTTCTGGGGCAGGATGGTGATTATCCTGAGGGCACCTGCGTTGAGGCTGAGTTTCTGCTTGAGGATGAGCCACTCATAGTGAGAAGAGAGCTCATAAAGGGTAGGAGCAGGTATTATCTCAACGGCAGGGGGAGCACAAAAAGGGTGGTGGAGGAAGTTCTTTCCTCAACCCTCCTCCTTCAGGGACAGAACGACAGGACAAAAATCCTCAGGGCTGACTTTCAGAGGGATGTGTATGATAGCTTTGCAGGTTGTATGGAGCTCAGAAAACTGGTAGAAAAGGCATACCAGCGAGTGGTGGAGCTTGAGGAGAGACTCAAAAACTCAAACCAGCGAAGGATTGAGATGGAGGTGAGAAAGAGGCTTATATCTGAGGAAATAAGGGATATTGAAGAGGTGGGGCTGACGCCCGAGGAATACCTGCAGGTAAAGAAAAGGCTTGAGGAGATAAATCTGGCAGAGAGGATAAACAGCCTTATCCTCCAGGCTCTCTCTGGACTTGAAACATGCATGGAAGGTCTCAAGCTTCTCCGAAAAGCCCTGAAAGACCTGACCTCCCTTGGAGGCTGGAAACAGGATTCTCATGTGCCTGAGGTTTTTGAAGACAGCCTGACAGAGCTTGAAAGAGGCCTGAGAGGAAGGTTCATATCCTACAGTCAGGAGGAGCTTGACGGCCTCAATGAGAAAGTCTACAGAATTCAGAGGCTTGAGAGGAGATACAGGATGGACTACGGGGAAATATACAGGCACATGCTTCTTCTTAAGGAAGAATTGCTCAAACTTCAAGAGGAAGAAAATCCAGAGGATATTGAAAGGGAGCTGGCAATGAGGAGAGAAGAGCTCCACATGCTCTACGAGGAGCTGAGCAAAAGGAGGCTTCTGGCAAGGGAGGGCTTTGAAACCCGGGTTATTGAATATCTCAGGAGCATGGGGCTTGAAGGTGCAAGTTTTAAGGTTTCTTTTGAGGAGAAGCCGGGTAGATACGGCAGAGAACAGCCGAAGTTTCTCTTTTCTTCTTACGGCAGGAATGAAATGGATATATCTGATGTGGCCTCGGGAGGTGAAATATCAAGGCTTTCTCTGGCTCTCTTTATGCTATCACCACCTGCCCAGACCTATGTGCTGGATGAGGTGGACGCAGGCGTAAGCGGAAGAACCTCTATAAAGCTTGCAAAGCTTCTCAGGGAGCTTTCAACAAAGACACAGCTAATTGTTATAACCCACTCACCAGCCATAGCCAGCGCCGCAGAAAAACACCTTACCACAAGAAGAGAACTTATCGGAGACATACCCTTGATAAGGGTGGTGGAACTTTCAGAAAAGGAAAGACTTGAGGAAATAGCAAGGCTGATGGGAACGGTAAACAGTAGCACTCTGGAGGGTGCAAGGGAGCTCATAAGGGAGGTCTGCGGTGTTTGA
- a CDS encoding bifunctional alpha,alpha-trehalose-phosphate synthase (UDP-forming)/trehalose-phosphatase: MKLVIVANRLPYIVKSVEPLELQKSPGGLASGVHTFLKRASVGNWLWVGWAGSSLSKSSIEKIRNMPREKYNVLPVYIPERLMDRFYNGFCNKTLWPLFHSMPTLSSYERNAWESYLEVNRLFLKTLLEHTQLDSDTFLWIHDYHLMLLPALVRKAMPYANIGFFLHIPFPPPEIFAQLPWRREVLEGLLGADLIGFHTYEYTTNFLRSLMNVLGIEHTMGELIYKDRVVKVGTFPMGIDFQLFNEFKGDEEKVKAIRETLGNKRIVFSVDRLDYTKGIYNRLLAFEDFLNRRKDWHGRVVMILNLVPSREGVEHYQRMKRQIEEKVAQINGAFGHIEWVPILYHYKSLPTEELIAYYRACDVILVTPIKDGMNLVAKEFVASRRDLRGVLVLSEFAGSGKELGEALLVNPNSVEELSKAIENALEMPEEEQENRLRIMQERLRRYDVLKWGMDFIESLKGAVSKRNMLKTRELNSRLLKKLKDMYKGAKKKILFIDYDGTLVPIAKRPSFAVPTQEVKELLRRLSGVENTRVVLISGRRKEELENWFGDLPIVIVAEHGCWVRRQGSDWEATCSMDNELRERVKTIMEVYVDRLPQSFLEEKNSTLAFHYRNADQEMASILVSSLVDELTALLSNTDMSLLLGNKVVEVRKSGINKGTVALSFLQEEDYDFVLAIGDDVTDENMFKVLPSNAVSIKVGTGSSFARYHVTSQQEALNLLKYLMSDD, from the coding sequence ATGAAATTAGTAATAGTAGCAAACAGACTCCCTTATATTGTTAAAAGCGTTGAACCCTTAGAACTTCAAAAAAGTCCGGGTGGTTTAGCTTCTGGGGTGCATACCTTTTTAAAGAGGGCTTCTGTAGGAAACTGGCTATGGGTGGGATGGGCAGGTTCTAGTTTGAGTAAAAGCAGCATAGAGAAAATAAGGAATATGCCACGAGAAAAGTATAATGTGCTTCCCGTGTATATACCTGAAAGGCTTATGGATAGATTTTATAACGGTTTTTGCAACAAAACCCTCTGGCCCCTCTTTCATAGCATGCCCACCCTATCATCCTATGAAAGAAATGCCTGGGAAAGCTACTTAGAGGTAAACAGGCTATTCTTAAAGACGCTTCTTGAACATACCCAGTTAGACTCGGATACTTTCCTCTGGATACACGACTACCATCTTATGCTACTGCCTGCCCTCGTGAGAAAGGCTATGCCTTATGCAAACATAGGCTTTTTCCTTCATATTCCTTTTCCACCGCCGGAGATATTCGCCCAACTTCCGTGGAGGAGGGAAGTATTGGAGGGTCTTTTGGGTGCAGACCTGATAGGCTTTCACACCTACGAATACACCACCAACTTCCTCCGCAGTCTAATGAACGTCTTAGGCATTGAACATACTATGGGGGAACTCATTTATAAGGACAGAGTTGTAAAAGTGGGTACCTTCCCTATGGGTATTGACTTTCAACTCTTTAACGAGTTTAAAGGGGATGAGGAAAAGGTAAAGGCTATAAGGGAAACCTTAGGCAACAAACGCATAGTCTTTTCAGTGGATAGACTGGACTACACGAAAGGAATATACAATAGACTGCTTGCCTTTGAAGATTTTTTAAACAGAAGAAAAGACTGGCACGGAAGGGTGGTGATGATACTAAACCTTGTGCCTTCAAGGGAAGGGGTAGAGCACTACCAAAGGATGAAAAGACAGATAGAGGAAAAGGTAGCGCAGATAAACGGCGCTTTTGGACACATAGAATGGGTACCCATACTATACCACTACAAATCTTTGCCCACCGAAGAGCTTATAGCCTACTACAGAGCTTGTGATGTTATTTTAGTAACCCCCATAAAAGACGGCATGAACTTGGTGGCTAAGGAGTTTGTTGCCTCAAGAAGGGATTTGAGGGGCGTTTTAGTGCTTTCTGAATTTGCAGGAAGTGGTAAGGAACTCGGTGAAGCCCTTCTGGTGAATCCAAACTCTGTAGAGGAGCTTTCAAAAGCTATAGAAAACGCCCTTGAGATGCCAGAAGAGGAGCAAGAAAACAGGCTTCGCATAATGCAGGAAAGACTAAGAAGATACGATGTGCTAAAATGGGGCATGGATTTTATAGAAAGTCTTAAAGGAGCCGTCTCCAAGAGGAATATGCTAAAAACAAGGGAGCTAAACAGCAGACTCCTGAAGAAGTTAAAGGACATGTATAAAGGCGCAAAGAAAAAGATCCTCTTTATAGATTATGACGGCACGCTTGTGCCCATAGCTAAACGCCCCAGTTTTGCAGTGCCTACCCAAGAGGTAAAAGAACTGTTAAGAAGGCTAAGCGGTGTAGAAAACACAAGGGTGGTTTTGATATCCGGCAGGAGAAAGGAAGAGCTTGAAAACTGGTTCGGAGACCTGCCTATAGTCATTGTAGCCGAACACGGATGCTGGGTCAGAAGACAGGGAAGCGATTGGGAAGCCACTTGTAGTATGGACAATGAGCTGAGAGAAAGGGTAAAGACAATAATGGAGGTGTATGTGGATAGACTGCCCCAGTCCTTTCTGGAAGAAAAGAACTCTACCTTAGCCTTTCATTACAGGAATGCAGACCAGGAGATGGCTTCTATTTTAGTATCCAGCTTAGTGGATGAGCTTACAGCCCTCCTGTCAAACACGGACATGTCCCTTCTCTTAGGTAATAAGGTGGTGGAAGTAAGAAAGTCCGGTATAAACAAAGGCACGGTAGCTCTGTCCTTCTTGCAAGAAGAGGATTACGATTTTGTGCTAGCTATAGGCGATGACGTAACGGATGAAAACATGTTTAAAGTATTACCTTCCAATGCAGTAAGCATCAAAGTGGGCACAGGCTCATCCTTTGCAAGGTATCATGTAACTTCCCAGCAGGAAGCTCTGAATTTATTAAAATACCTGATGAGCGATGACTGA
- a CDS encoding glycosyltransferase — MIRLEDYAKYTNGEAIEELQKIAEDLKGLKVLHINTTREGGGVAEILSRLVPLMQALGIQTHWEVFIGPEEFFRFTKKLHNMLHLPGSGTIESSEVALYLKTTYTNLERIRTQDYDVVFVHDPQPMGMVINKEKHQKWVWRCHIDTSTPDPKAWDFIELFVNAYDVAIFHIPEFVYEKLSIPSYIIPPSIDPLHPKNAEIEEDFRINTLTKYGIDPERPILLQVSRFDRLKDPFGVYKAYRMVKERYDCQLIFAGSYAGDDPEGQEVYTELINLTAGEKDVFVLNLPPNSHLEINALQRSATVVFQKSIREGFGLVVSEAMWKEKPVIGGNVGGIRRQIVDGLTGFLVSTVEGAAYRARQLLADKELRIKMGLYAKERVKHRFLIIRHLKDYVALIRSLCLKRS, encoded by the coding sequence ATGATAAGACTTGAGGATTACGCAAAATATACAAACGGTGAAGCTATTGAAGAACTGCAGAAAATAGCCGAAGATTTAAAGGGTCTTAAAGTGCTTCATATAAACACCACAAGAGAAGGCGGTGGTGTTGCGGAGATACTTTCGCGCTTAGTGCCCCTTATGCAAGCCTTAGGCATTCAAACCCACTGGGAAGTTTTTATAGGTCCGGAAGAATTCTTCAGGTTTACAAAAAAGCTACACAACATGCTCCATCTGCCGGGCTCTGGCACCATAGAAAGCTCTGAAGTAGCCCTGTATTTGAAGACTACCTACACAAACCTGGAAAGGATAAGGACGCAGGATTACGATGTGGTGTTTGTGCACGACCCACAGCCTATGGGCATGGTTATAAACAAAGAGAAGCATCAAAAATGGGTCTGGAGATGCCACATAGATACCTCCACCCCGGACCCTAAAGCCTGGGACTTTATAGAGCTCTTTGTGAATGCTTACGATGTTGCCATTTTCCATATACCGGAGTTTGTCTACGAGAAGCTCAGCATCCCTTCCTACATCATACCACCCTCTATAGACCCTCTACATCCTAAGAATGCGGAAATTGAGGAAGATTTCAGAATAAATACCCTTACCAAATACGGCATAGACCCGGAAAGGCCTATACTCCTGCAGGTTTCTCGCTTTGACAGGCTAAAAGACCCCTTTGGTGTATATAAGGCTTACAGAATGGTAAAGGAAAGGTATGACTGCCAGCTAATATTTGCCGGCTCTTACGCCGGCGATGACCCGGAAGGACAGGAGGTATACACAGAGCTTATAAACCTTACCGCTGGAGAGAAAGATGTCTTTGTTCTAAATTTGCCACCCAACAGCCACTTGGAGATAAACGCTCTTCAGAGGTCTGCCACTGTGGTATTTCAAAAGTCCATAAGAGAGGGTTTTGGGCTTGTAGTTTCGGAAGCTATGTGGAAGGAAAAGCCCGTCATAGGCGGTAATGTGGGCGGTATAAGAAGGCAAATCGTAGATGGTTTGACCGGGTTTCTGGTGAGCACCGTTGAAGGAGCCGCCTATAGGGCAAGACAGCTACTTGCGGACAAAGAGCTAAGAATAAAAATGGGCCTTTACGCAAAAGAAAGAGTAAAGCATCGCTTTCTGATAATAAGACATCTTAAAGACTACGTAGCACTCATAAGGAGCCTATGTTTGAAAAGGTCTTAA
- a CDS encoding ADP-ribose-binding protein → MLQIEVLQGSLLEIEADAIVNPSNSLGYMGGGVAGIIKKAGGSIIEKEAILKAPISVGSAVFTSAGRLKFKGVIHAPTMEEPAMETTEEKVRKAVRAALELADNMGFKSIAMPGMGTGVGKLPKDVSARAMIDEIRNVQAKNLKRILLVDLDWQMVEE, encoded by the coding sequence ATGCTACAGATAGAGGTGCTTCAGGGAAGCCTACTTGAGATTGAGGCTGATGCTATTGTGAACCCTTCTAACTCTCTGGGCTATATGGGTGGTGGTGTGGCAGGTATTATAAAAAAAGCAGGCGGTAGTATTATAGAAAAGGAAGCCATTCTGAAAGCGCCCATAAGTGTGGGATCTGCGGTGTTTACATCCGCTGGAAGGTTAAAATTTAAAGGTGTGATACATGCGCCTACCATGGAGGAACCTGCAATGGAAACTACTGAGGAAAAGGTCAGAAAGGCTGTCAGGGCAGCCCTTGAACTCGCAGATAACATGGGCTTTAAAAGTATTGCCATGCCTGGCATGGGAACAGGTGTAGGAAAGCTTCCCAAGGATGTCTCCGCAAGGGCTATGATAGATGAGATAAGGAATGTTCAGGCAAAGAACCTCAAGAGGATTCTTCTTGTTGACCTTGACTGGCAGATGGTGGAGGAGTAG
- a CDS encoding anthranilate synthase component I family protein, with amino-acid sequence MRLVLSGGWLGREGIYEAKIKRVRFLHSHEELSGSSSGFVVLSYALSSQTLRVPVKASGLPAVIYLELEGFYPLSREPEQVRLTKASSSFSPEGYMHAVRRTKDFIADGVVYQLNLTCRFDFLLEGSPLDLFLQYYRNQPVPYAFFLELEDFYLMSGSMELFLKKKGEIIESRPIKGTAERREELLGSEKDRAENLMITDMVRNDLSRIAMPGSVEVSELFRVEEFRTLFQMYSTVRARTRRSLPEILYETFPPASVVGAPKKKAVEVINQLEPHSRDYYCGAGGLVMGEDFTLSVLIRTAVGSGERLSYYAGAGIVWDSEQEREWEEVLLKTRAFSSL; translated from the coding sequence ATGCGTCTTGTGCTCTCTGGAGGATGGCTCGGCAGGGAGGGGATATATGAGGCTAAGATAAAGAGAGTCCGTTTCCTCCACTCCCATGAGGAGCTATCTGGTTCGTCTTCTGGTTTTGTGGTGCTTTCTTACGCCCTTAGCTCGCAGACGCTACGCGTGCCGGTAAAAGCCTCTGGGCTTCCGGCAGTCATCTACCTTGAGCTTGAGGGATTTTATCCTCTTTCCAGAGAGCCCGAACAGGTAAGACTCACGAAAGCCTCCTCTTCTTTCAGCCCTGAGGGCTACATGCATGCGGTAAGAAGAACAAAGGATTTCATAGCGGACGGTGTGGTATACCAGCTTAACCTTACCTGCAGGTTTGACTTCCTTCTGGAGGGAAGCCCCCTTGACCTTTTTCTCCAATACTACAGAAATCAACCCGTGCCCTACGCCTTTTTTCTTGAGCTTGAGGACTTTTACCTTATGAGCGGCTCTATGGAACTCTTTCTAAAAAAGAAGGGAGAGATCATTGAGAGCAGGCCTATAAAGGGCACCGCAGAAAGGAGGGAGGAGTTGCTCGGTAGCGAGAAGGACAGGGCTGAGAACCTTATGATAACGGATATGGTCAGGAACGACCTTTCAAGGATTGCCATGCCGGGAAGCGTGGAGGTGTCCGAGCTCTTCAGGGTTGAGGAGTTCAGAACCCTTTTTCAGATGTACTCCACCGTGAGGGCAAGAACAAGAAGGAGCCTGCCAGAGATACTGTATGAAACCTTTCCACCTGCCTCCGTGGTAGGTGCACCCAAGAAAAAGGCGGTGGAGGTCATAAACCAGCTTGAGCCTCACAGCAGAGACTACTACTGCGGTGCGGGGGGTCTTGTGATGGGAGAGGATTTTACCCTTAGCGTTCTCATAAGGACTGCGGTTGGCTCTGGTGAGAGACTGTCCTACTATGCGGGTGCGGGCATAGTATGGGACTCAGAGCAAGAGAGGGAGTGGGAAGAGGTTCTTCTCAAGACCAGAGCCTTTTCTTCGTTATAA